In Bacillota bacterium, the genomic window GCCCTGGATATGTCACACATCATCAGCGAGGCCGATCGCCTGATCGTGGTTGATGCCCTCAAAGGCGGGCATGAACCCGGGGCTATTTATCGAGTCCGCCCGGAAGATTTAACCATCACCCCGGCAGAGTTCAACGTCTCCCTCCACCAGTCGAACCTGATCGAGACCCTTATGATGATCGAACAGATTGGGCGTCGACCGCCGACCATTATTATCGGGGTTGAACCGAAGGAAATCACCTGGGACCTGGAACTGTCACCCGAGATTCGGGCCCGGCTTCCCCAGGTGATCCAGCTGGTTTTAGAGGAGATTAGTCGGTCAGATTGACAGGAGAGCCTTGAGCTTCGGTGTGCTTTTTGGCAGCCGAAGCTCCTTCTATGAACCAGGGAAGCTCCTGCCTCTTTAGGCGGGAGAGGCTTCGCTACAAACAGGAAATTATAAAGATATATTTATATTGTGGGCAATAAAAATAAAAAAGACAGCCATTTAAAATTAAATTTTTTTGGTGGGAGGAATTAGTACGAGAAGGTCGAATTAATCCCGAGAGTAACACAAATTTTATCAACGTGTTATGATGGTCTGATGAAAAAGGAGGGGGTTAAAAATTTATAATCTCTAAGGCATTATAAAAATTTTTTATACCTCTAGGTAGCAAAAAATTTTTACGCCTAGGTAGCACGATTTGATGAGATTTAACACTGCATTTATTAATTGACTGTTATTGGTGGGGGGTAGTTAATATGCATATTCCAGATGGTTACCTGAGTCCGCAAACGGCAATTCCGCTGATCGGGGCCATGATCCCGATCTGGGGAGTAGCCATAAAAAAAGTCAAATCAACACTAAAAAAGAGAGAAGTACCGCTTCTAGCTATAGGAGCCGCTTTTTCTTTTACCATTATGATGTTTAACTTGCCGATACCCGGCGGAAGTTCTGCTCATGCGGTTGGAGCGGTATTGGTCGCGATACTGCTTGGCCCCTGGGCGGCGTGTATTGGGGTATCAATAGCTTTGATAATCCAGGCGTTGGTTTTTGGAGATGGAGGGGTGCTGGCCATTGGGGCTAACTGTTTTAACATGGGAGTAGCGATGCCCTTCGCGGGATATTTTGTCTACAAGTTAGTAAAAGGGAAATCGGACATGTTGTCTAACCGCGGCATAATCGCGGCGGCGCTAGGGGGATACGTGGGTTTGAACTTGGCTGCTTTTTTTACGGCGCTTGAGTTTGGCACCCAGTATCATCTCTTTCAGGCGGCTGATGGCACGCCCCTCTACTTCATGTATCCGATTAAGATCGCTGTTGGCGCCATGATGGCGGAACACTTGATTTTTGCTGGTCCAGTTGAGGGAGTGGTAACGGTTTTGGGGATGGTCTTCGCCGTAAAAAACTACCCATCAATTGCCTCGGGCAAGGTCTTAGTCAAAGCAGATAATTAGGAAATGGGGGTTAGGGCGTGTGATTAAGGACTTTCGAAACTTGTGGCTTGCTTTAGGGGTTTTAATTATTTTATCTCCGCTCGGTTTGATCGCTACAGGGACTGCCTTTGGCGAATGGTCAAAGGAGGAACTATTGGCCGAGGTCGGTTTTATTCCAGCTGGTTTAGAAAAGTTCGCTGATATGTGGAAATATGTGCTATTACCTGATTACAGCATACCGGGCCTGGAAGGTCCTCTGCAATCAGCTTTTGGTTATATCTTTTCCGCTGTTATCGGGGTTGCCCTGGTCGTGGCCGTTATAATGATGTTCTCCAGAATTGTCCGCGAGTAGTATAATATCCTGTTTTGTATTCGCTTCATTGAACTAATCTTCGCTATGGCTCCAGAAGTCGTGGCCTGATATCCCTCTTAATTGTACGAGGTGTCTTATTGCATGGCACCTCGTCCTTTTCAGTTTGATGAAAGCTTTCTGAAAGTTTAATGAGGAGGCAGATACGATGCTGCCTGAATGGATGGTCGAGAAACAAGGGAGTAGTGTAACCAGGCAAACGAAAACAATTCGTCGGCCTTACCATTACTTGACGAAAAGTATTGGCCAAATGAACAAGGCGATTTTTGACGACCTGTCGACGGAACGATACGCTTCCCTGAAAGGACTCTGGCAGCAACTTGATCCAAGAATCAAGTTGATCTCGACTGTGGTGTTGATTGCCCTAGCGGCCCTGGCCAAGAGCCTCTGGGTTCTATTGGGTCTCCTGGGCTGTTCAATTGGCTTGATGAAAGCCTCGCGGTTACCTGTATGGACCTTACAAAAACGAATATGGGGTTTTGTCCCCCTGTTAACGCTCTTGGCAGCCCTCCCGGGAACGTTAAACATTTTTGTCGACGGAGATCCTTTGCTGTATCTCTATCAATCTCCTTACCCAGACAAAATATTTGGTCTTATTGACCTACCTACCAGCATTTATATAACTAGACAAGGAAGCCGGGCAGCCTTATTCTTGGTCATGCGGGTGGGAATATCGGTTTCTATGGGCACTCTCTTGACTCTCACTACGCCGATCGCGAAACTTCTCAAGTCATTGCGGGTGTTGAGAATTCCGCCATTGTTTGTTATGATGATTGAAATGAGTTATCGATACCTGATTCTGCTTCTTCATACTTCGATTGAGATGTTTGAAGCGCGCAGCTTGCGGACGGTAGGTGAACTTTCCTTACGGCAAAAACGAGCTCTGGTTGGTTCTTCAATTGGGGCCTTGTTTGCTAAGAGCATGGTGCTCTCGGATGAGGTTTACATGGCGATGAGTGCCCGAGGCTATACCGGGGAAGCGGTAAGTATAGGCCAAGTACAATTAAAAAGGTTAGATTTGAACTGGATAGGGTTTCTGTTAATAATAGTACTCATTACAATCATGGGGGAATTGAAACTTGTCTAAAGCGCCGCTTTTTAGCCTCAAAAACATAATGTTCGGCTATAGTCCGGGCGAACCAGTTTTTGAGAGAATTAGCTTGACCATTTATCCGGGCGAGAAGATTTGTATACTCGGGGCGAACGGATCTGGAAAATCAACGCTGTTAAAGCTCATCTGCGGTTTGGTTTTTCCTTGGGCGGGGCAGTTCACGGCTTTTGGGGATGAAATCAGTGAAAAATACTTTGAAAATGACGTCCTGGCTAAAGAATATCATCGGCGAGTGGGATTTGTCTTTCAAAACTCTGATGCCCAGCTTTTTTCCACCAGGGTTTGGGATGAGATCGCTTTTGGACCGCTGCAGATGGGGTGGGGAAGCGAGGCCGTCAAGCAAAGAGTCGAGGACGTGCTGAAAATGCTAAATCTTTGCCATTTACGGGACAGGTCACCGTATCGTTTGAGTGGGGGGGAGAAAAAGAAGGTCGCAGTGGCCGCGGTCCTGGCGTTAAACCCTGAGGTATTAGTTTTGGATGAACCAACCAATGGTCTGGACCCGAAAACGCAAAGGTGGTTGACAGAATTATTGCTCGAACTGAATAATCATGGCCGCACCATCATCACTGCTACGCATAATTTGGAATTGGCTCATGCCATTTCTGACCGTGTTCTTGTTTTATCAGAGCAGCATGAACTAGTCTATGATGGACCGAGTTTAGCTGCTTTAGAAAACAAAGAGTTATTGATGTCGGTCAATCTGATTGACGAATACTGTCACAATCATGGGGATGGGGCGCATATTCATCTGCATACTCATGATTAAGATAAATGTTTGTAAAATTCCGGGCAACAGCAGGAGTTGACTAATTTAAAGAGAATTCAGTATAAATATCACGCTTTTCTGAAGATGTGCCACGAGGAAGGAGGAGTGGGATGGCAGAGGAACTGGTCCGTTTTGGTGTCTCGATGAATGCCCAGTTATTAGCTAAGTTCGATCGGCTGATCCGGCGCAAGGGTTATGCTAACCGGTCAGAAGCCATTCGCGATATGGTGCGCGGGCTATTAGTTGACGAGGAGTGGCAAACTGGTTCATCAGAGGTGGTTGGCACGGCGACCCTGGTCTATGATCACCACGTCAACAACTTGGCCACAACCTTAAATGAAATTCAGCATGATCATCACTCTGTGATTATTTCGACGCTCCATGTCCATCTGGATCACCACAACTGCCTGGAGGTCCTGGTCCTGAAGGGAAAAGCGGATGAGATCAAGCAGGTGGGGGAGCGACTGATCTCAGTGAAAGGCGTCAAGCACGGT contains:
- a CDS encoding ABC transporter ATP-binding protein — its product is MFGYSPGEPVFERISLTIYPGEKICILGANGSGKSTLLKLICGLVFPWAGQFTAFGDEISEKYFENDVLAKEYHRRVGFVFQNSDAQLFSTRVWDEIAFGPLQMGWGSEAVKQRVEDVLKMLNLCHLRDRSPYRLSGGEKKKVAVAAVLALNPEVLVLDEPTNGLDPKTQRWLTELLLELNNHGRTIITATHNLELAHAISDRVLVLSEQHELVYDGPSLAALENKELLMSVNLIDEYCHNHGDGAHIHLHTHD
- the nikR gene encoding nickel-responsive transcriptional regulator NikR; translated protein: MAEELVRFGVSMNAQLLAKFDRLIRRKGYANRSEAIRDMVRGLLVDEEWQTGSSEVVGTATLVYDHHVNNLATTLNEIQHDHHSVIISTLHVHLDHHNCLEVLVLKGKADEIKQVGERLISVKGVKHGKLVFTSTGKELT
- a CDS encoding cobalamin biosynthesis protein; translation: MIKDFRNLWLALGVLIILSPLGLIATGTAFGEWSKEELLAEVGFIPAGLEKFADMWKYVLLPDYSIPGLEGPLQSAFGYIFSAVIGVALVVAVIMMFSRIVRE
- the cbiQ gene encoding cobalt ECF transporter T component CbiQ; this translates as MLPEWMVEKQGSSVTRQTKTIRRPYHYLTKSIGQMNKAIFDDLSTERYASLKGLWQQLDPRIKLISTVVLIALAALAKSLWVLLGLLGCSIGLMKASRLPVWTLQKRIWGFVPLLTLLAALPGTLNIFVDGDPLLYLYQSPYPDKIFGLIDLPTSIYITRQGSRAALFLVMRVGISVSMGTLLTLTTPIAKLLKSLRVLRIPPLFVMMIEMSYRYLILLLHTSIEMFEARSLRTVGELSLRQKRALVGSSIGALFAKSMVLSDEVYMAMSARGYTGEAVSIGQVQLKRLDLNWIGFLLIIVLITIMGELKLV
- the cbiM gene encoding cobalt transporter CbiM — its product is MHIPDGYLSPQTAIPLIGAMIPIWGVAIKKVKSTLKKREVPLLAIGAAFSFTIMMFNLPIPGGSSAHAVGAVLVAILLGPWAACIGVSIALIIQALVFGDGGVLAIGANCFNMGVAMPFAGYFVYKLVKGKSDMLSNRGIIAAALGGYVGLNLAAFFTALEFGTQYHLFQAADGTPLYFMYPIKIAVGAMMAEHLIFAGPVEGVVTVLGMVFAVKNYPSIASGKVLVKADN
- a CDS encoding HyaD/HybD family hydrogenase maturation endopeptidase, which produces MLSKVLVLGVGNLLLKDEGVGVHVAHELMKMELPPQVEVIDAGTAALDMSHIISEADRLIVVDALKGGHEPGAIYRVRPEDLTITPAEFNVSLHQSNLIETLMMIEQIGRRPPTIIIGVEPKEITWDLELSPEIRARLPQVIQLVLEEISRSD